DNA from Amorphoplanes friuliensis DSM 7358:
GAGGGTGACTCGGCCGGCGGCTCGGCCAAGCAGGGCCGCGACAGCCAGATCCAGGCGATCCTGCCGATCCGCGGCAAGATCCTCAACGTGGAGAAGGCCCGGATCGACCGGGTGCTGAAGAACAACGAGGTCCAGTCGCTGATCACGGCGCTGGGCACGGGCATCCACGAGGAGTTCGACGTCGCCAAGCTGCGCTACCACAAGGTGGTGCTGATGGCGGACGCCGACGTCGACGGCCAGCACATCCAGACGCTGCTGCTCACCCTGCTGTTCCGCTTCATGCGGCCGCTGGTCGAGCTGGGTCACGTCTACCTGGCCGCCCCGCCGCTCTACAAGATCAAGTGGAACAAGCGCGGTGACGACGCTCAGTACGCGTACTCCGACCGTGAGCGCGACGGCCTGATCGAGCTGCGCCAGCAGAAGAAGGCGAACGCGAAGCCCGACGACATCCAGCGGTTCAAGGGTCTCGGCGAGATGAACTTCCGTGAGCTGTGGGACACGACCATGGACCCGGGTGCGCGCACGCTCAAGCAGGTGACCCTGGACGACGCCGCAACCGCGGACGAGCTCTTCAGCGTCCTGATGGGTGAGGACGTCGAGGCCCGGCGTTCGTTCATCCAGCGCAACGCCAAGGACGTCCGCTTCCTGGACATCTGACCGCGGGTGAGCGGCGTCACTCGACGCCGCTCACCTCGGGTTATGCACAGCGTTTCATCGCTTTCCACAGTGTTATCCACAGCGAAATGCGTAGCCTGACGCCGTTTGTCGGGTTTGAGAGCAAGTAAGGGTTAACTGTGACGGATACTCCCGAGACCCCCGCCGAGGAACCCCAGAACGAGCCCGTCGGCGGCGGAGTGAGCCAGCGCGTCGAGCCGGTCGGCCTCGAGGTCGAAATGCAGCGGTCGTACCTCGACTACGCCATGAGCGTGATCGTCGGCCGCGCCCTGCCCGACGTCCGCGACGGCCTCAAGCCGGTGCACCGCAAGATCCTCTACGCGATGTACGACGCCGGTTTCCGGCCCGACCGCGGCTACGTCAAGTGCGCTCGCGTCGTCGGTGACGTCATGGGCAACTACCACCCGCACGGCGACTCCTCGATCTACGACGCCCTCGTGCGGATGGGTCAGCCGTGGTCGCTGCGCTACCCGCTGATCGACGGCAACGGCAACTTCGGCTCCCCGGGTAACGACCCGCCGGCCGCCATGCGGTACACCGAGTCGAAGCTCTCCCCGCTCGCGATGGAGATGCTGCGTGACATCGACGAGGACACCGTCGACATGCAGGACAACTACGACGGCCGGGCCAAGGAGCCCACGATCCTGCCGGCGCGGTTCCCCAACCTGCTCGTCAACGGTTCCGAGGGCATCGCCGTCGGCATGGCCACCAAGATCCCGCCGCACAACCTGCGCGAGATCGCCGGCGCCGTCCAGTGGTACCTCGACAACCCGGAGGCCGACGAGGCCACCACCCTCGAAGCCACCCTGGAGATCGTCAAGGGGCCCGACTTCCCCACCCGCGGCCTGATCGTCGGCCAGCAGGCGATCCAGGACGCCTACCGCACCGGTCGTGGCTCGATCCGGATGCGCGCGGTCGTCGAGGTCGAGGAGGACGCCCGGGGCCGTCCGTGCCTCGTCGTCACCGAGCTGCCGTACCAGGTCAACCCCGACAACCTCGCCGAGCGGGTCGCGGAGCTGGTCAAGGAGGGCAAGCTCACCGGCATCGCCGACATCCGGGACGAGTCGTCCGGGCGTACGGGCATGCGGTTGATCCTGGTCCTGAAGCGTGACGCGGTCGCCAAGGTCGTGCTGAACAACCTCTACAAGCACACCCAGCTGCAGGAGACGTTCGGCGCCAACATGCTGGCGCTGGTCGACGGCGTGCCGCGCACGCTCAACCTCGCGCAGTTCATCCGGCACTACGTCGATCACCAGATCGAGGTCATCCGCCGGCGCACCGCCTACCGCCTGCGCAAGGCCGAGGAGCGCGCGCACATCCTGCGCGGCCTGGTCAAGGCGCTGGACATGCTCGACGAGGTGATCGCCCTGATCCGGCGCTCGCCCACGGTCGAGGACTCGCGCCAGGGCCTGATGCAGCTGCTCGACGTCGACGAGATCCAGGCCACCGCGATCCTCGACATGCAGCTGCGGCGCCTGGCGGCGCTGGAGCGGCAGAAGATCGTCGACGAGCTCGCCCGGATCGAGATCGAGATCGCCGACCTCAAGGACATCCTCGCGAAGCCGGAGCGGCAGCGGGCGATCGTCTCCGAGGAGCTGGCCGAGATCGTGGCCCGTTTCGGCGACGACCGGAAGACCCAGATCATCCCGTTCGACGGTGAGGTCTCCATGGAGGACCTCATCACGCGCGAGGACGTTGTGGTGACCATCACACGAACTGGTTACGCCAAGCGCACGAAGGTCGACCTCTACCGGTCGCAGAAGCGCGGCGGCAAGGGCGTGAGCGGCGCATCCTTGCGCCAGGACGACATCGTCAGCCACTTCTTCGTCATCTCGACCCACTCGTGGATCCTGTTCTTCACGAACAAGGGCCGGGTCTACCGCGCGAAGGCCTACGAGCTGCCCGAGGCCAACCGGGTGGCGAAGGGTCAGCACGTCGCCAACCTGCTCGCCTTCCTTCCCGACGAGCACATCGCCCAGGTCATCCAGATCCCGGATTACCAGGTCGAGCCCTACCTTGTGCTCGCCACGAAGAATGGCCTCGTGAAGAAGACCCGGCTCGAGGAATTTGACTCCAACCGCAGCGGTGGCATCATCGCCATCAACCTGCGGGAGGATGACGAGTTGGTGGGCGCGACGCTGGCCGCGCCGGAGAACGACCTGCTCCTGGTGTCGAAGAAGGCCCAGGCGATCCGCTTCAACGCCACTGACGAGGCGCTGCGGCCGATGGGACGGGCGACCTCCGGTGTGATCGGCATGCGCTTCGGTGAGGCCGACGAACTCCTCGCGATGGAGGTGGTTCGTGAGGGTCTGGACGTTTTGGTCGCCACCAACGGCGGGTATGCGAAACGGACGCCGATCGAGGAGTATCCGGTGCAGGGCCGGGGAGGCAAGGGCGTACTGACTGCCAAGATCACAGAGCGTCGTGGCGGGCTCGTCGGAGCGCTCGTGATCGACCCTGAGGATGAACTATTTGCCATCACCAGCAATGGTGGTGTCATCCGGACTCCCGTGAAGCCTGTACGGCGCACGCGGGATCGGAACACAATGGGGGTCAAGCTGATGGACCTCCCAGAAGGTGTAACCATCGTGGCGCTTGCTCGCAATGCCGACGAGCCTGACGAACAGGACTAGTTGATGCCGGAGACACAGGCGAAGTCGGGGGGCCCGGGATCCTCGGCAACTCCGGTCGAAGAGGAGCCGAAGAAGGACGGCACCGCTTCGTCCGGACGCGAGGCGGCCGGGCGTGCGGCGGTTCCCGCCGATGCCCCGTCCCAGCCGAAGTTCACCCGTGCGCCGGGCATGGCCCCGCCGCCGGGTGAGCCGCCCGCCGACAGTGACGGTCAGGCCGAGCAGAAGAGGCCGGCCGCCGGCCCCTCCGTGGCGAAGGGGTCCGCGACTGTGCCGATCGTCACGAAGGGCAAGAGTGGCGGGTCCGCCGCTCCGGGCCAGGGAGCGCAGTCCGGGCGTACGGGGGTCATGCCACCCCCGGCCAAGCCCGCAACCGCCCCTCAGCGTCCCGGAGAGGCTCCGAAACGGCCGTCCGGTGGTGCGGCAAGCGGCTCGGCCGCTGTCGGCGCCGCACGGGTCTCGGAGGCTGTCCGCTCCGCGCGCTCGACGGTCTCGTCGGCCGCGGCCCGCGGGCCGCGCCGTGCCCGGCTGAACCTCAAGCGGATCGACCCCTGGTCCGTCATGAAGTTCGCCTTCGCCGTCTCCGTCGTCCTGTTCATCGTCGTGGTGGTCGCCACGTCGGTGCTCTATCTCTCGCTGGACGCCATGGGCGTCTGGCAGGAGGTCAACACCAGCCTGCAGAGCCTCGTGAACGCGAGCGGCGGCACGGACGCGGCTGCTGCCGGCGGCACCGGCTTCCGCATCACGGCGTGGGGCGTCATCGGCACGTCGATGCTCATCGGCGCGGTCAACGTGGTGCTCTTCACCGCGCTGGCGACGCTGGGCGCGTTCATCTACAACGTCTGTGCCGACCTGGTCGGCGGCGTCGAGCTGACGCTCGCCGAGCGCGACTGACCTCGGTAAATCTTGGTTGCGGCCGCCGTGTCGGACACGGCGGCCGCCCCCAATTTGGGGGAGCGCAACGGGTACGGTAATCTTCGTGTCGCTGTCACGGGGCTATAGCTCAGTCGGTTAGAGCGCAGAGCTGATAACTCTGAGGTCGATGGTTCGATTCCATCTAGCCCCACCAAGCACGTCCTCCCGCCGCAGATGTAAAGGGGATCCAGCCATGCTGAAGAAGCTCCTGATCGTCGCGGGTCTCGTCGGCGCGACCGCCCTGGTCGTCAAGAAGGTCAAGGCCTCCAGCGACGAGCGCGCGCTCTGGCACGAGGCCACCACGGCTCCCGACCTGCGCTAGCCACCTACCGGGGGCCCTAGCTCAACTGGCAGAGCACCGCCTTTGCAAGGCGGGGGTTAGGGGTTCAAGTCCCCTGGGCTCCACAAGATCTGGTCTCAGCGACGGGCGAAGACAAAACCGCCCTCGACGTTCGGGGCAGGTCGCGGTCACCTCTCCTCGAGGTCACGGACATGGCGCAGGCCGGGCAGTCCGTTCAGGACCACCTCGCCGACCGCGACAAAACCCGTGCGGCGGAGCACACCCAGCGAACCGGCGTTGCCCAGGGTGGCCGAAGCTTCCAGCCGGTCCAGACCGTAGTCGTCACGGGCCAGGACCAGGATCTCCTGTACGCCGGCAGTCGCCAGCCCGCGCCCGGTGGCGTGCTCGGCAACCCGGAAGCCCAGCTCAGCCTGACCGTCGACGAGGTCGATCAGGTTGAAGCGGCCCAGCACGGCCCCGTTGTCGTCGACCATGACGTGGAACTGGATGACACCGCTGGCCTGTTCGGTGAGCAACGCGGCGTGACGCTCGGCAAAGGACACAAAGTAGTCGTCCCCGCGATCGGGGATCGAGCGGGCGAAAAAGGCTCTGTTCTCGCGTTCGAAGCGCAGCAGCTCATCCGCGTGGCGCTCGTCGAGGCGCTCGAGTCTGGTCACCCCGCGACCCTAGATGCCGGGCGCTCCATCACATGCCGAGGGCGCTGGACGGTGGCAATTTGTTCTGGTCGTTGTCTTTCCCGCACTGGGAGCACTGCTGGAACAGCTGGCCGTCCTCGGTGGAACGGCGGACCCACTTGTGCCGGCCCAGCCGGCACCTCCACGGCTTGGCCATGTGCTGGACGGTACGCCGAATCGAAGATCCACGGTGCGCTGTGACGGTGAAAGAGTCAATGGCCGTTCGGTTGTTGCGAGACGGATGGGCTGACGCCAATATTCACCTGTGGCGATGCGCAATCGAGAATTACTGACGACCGGCGA
Protein-coding regions in this window:
- a CDS encoding GNAT family N-acetyltransferase produces the protein MTRLERLDERHADELLRFERENRAFFARSIPDRGDDYFVSFAERHAALLTEQASGVIQFHVMVDDNGAVLGRFNLIDLVDGQAELGFRVAEHATGRGLATAGVQEILVLARDDYGLDRLEASATLGNAGSLGVLRRTGFVAVGEVVLNGLPGLRHVRDLEER
- a CDS encoding DLW-39 family protein is translated as MLKKLLIVAGLVGATALVVKKVKASSDERALWHEATTAPDLR
- the gyrA gene encoding DNA gyrase subunit A, which codes for MTDTPETPAEEPQNEPVGGGVSQRVEPVGLEVEMQRSYLDYAMSVIVGRALPDVRDGLKPVHRKILYAMYDAGFRPDRGYVKCARVVGDVMGNYHPHGDSSIYDALVRMGQPWSLRYPLIDGNGNFGSPGNDPPAAMRYTESKLSPLAMEMLRDIDEDTVDMQDNYDGRAKEPTILPARFPNLLVNGSEGIAVGMATKIPPHNLREIAGAVQWYLDNPEADEATTLEATLEIVKGPDFPTRGLIVGQQAIQDAYRTGRGSIRMRAVVEVEEDARGRPCLVVTELPYQVNPDNLAERVAELVKEGKLTGIADIRDESSGRTGMRLILVLKRDAVAKVVLNNLYKHTQLQETFGANMLALVDGVPRTLNLAQFIRHYVDHQIEVIRRRTAYRLRKAEERAHILRGLVKALDMLDEVIALIRRSPTVEDSRQGLMQLLDVDEIQATAILDMQLRRLAALERQKIVDELARIEIEIADLKDILAKPERQRAIVSEELAEIVARFGDDRKTQIIPFDGEVSMEDLITREDVVVTITRTGYAKRTKVDLYRSQKRGGKGVSGASLRQDDIVSHFFVISTHSWILFFTNKGRVYRAKAYELPEANRVAKGQHVANLLAFLPDEHIAQVIQIPDYQVEPYLVLATKNGLVKKTRLEEFDSNRSGGIIAINLREDDELVGATLAAPENDLLLVSKKAQAIRFNATDEALRPMGRATSGVIGMRFGEADELLAMEVVREGLDVLVATNGGYAKRTPIEEYPVQGRGGKGVLTAKITERRGGLVGALVIDPEDELFAITSNGGVIRTPVKPVRRTRDRNTMGVKLMDLPEGVTIVALARNADEPDEQD
- a CDS encoding DUF3566 domain-containing protein, which gives rise to MPETQAKSGGPGSSATPVEEEPKKDGTASSGREAAGRAAVPADAPSQPKFTRAPGMAPPPGEPPADSDGQAEQKRPAAGPSVAKGSATVPIVTKGKSGGSAAPGQGAQSGRTGVMPPPAKPATAPQRPGEAPKRPSGGAASGSAAVGAARVSEAVRSARSTVSSAAARGPRRARLNLKRIDPWSVMKFAFAVSVVLFIVVVVATSVLYLSLDAMGVWQEVNTSLQSLVNASGGTDAAAAGGTGFRITAWGVIGTSMLIGAVNVVLFTALATLGAFIYNVCADLVGGVELTLAERD